The sequence below is a genomic window from Ciona intestinalis chromosome 1, KH, whole genome shotgun sequence.
attcaaagaattataaaaccgaattttcacgactcccacagaccgttgttaattgcttaaaacacgatcaggatatttggataatactGTATATACCAAAGTTGTCCCAacctaccccacagtactatactcaGAACAGTTTCTAATGCTGATATACTGCGTTATAAGATGTAATATTTTGCAatcatttataacattttgaaCACTTAACAGCTGATTACAAAGAAAGCTGCATGATCAGCGACATCGATGAATTCGCACATAATGCAATCAGCTTTAATTGGGACGTGAATGACGTTGCCAAGATATTCGTTAGCTGCAACTGCCTCAGTACAGATTTCAGCGCTCAAAAAGGAATTAAGGTATTTTTGACAGGCGTTAATTCAGTAAACTTGATTGGTAAATCTTATCTCtcttatttttagtttaacacGTTTACTCCAGTAGTTTTTAGTTCtggcatgttttaacgactgttgtttttaattgctAATCCAATTttcttttctgttttaaataatctgaTCATCGGTACAGTATCAAAgcgataaataaaatattatgttttgcaaaaagggtttgaaatataaattacgCAACATGTTCATTTTTAGATGACCTCTGCTTTTAGTCTATATACAGTGTTGCGTAAGCTATTAATATAGGACGGATCATCAACATTTGAATGCCAAAAGGCTGTATATTTTGGGTGCCAGTCCAACTGCTGTACCGCAATGTTTACTATAAACACTTGTCGGCGATAACGCTGGACCTTCACCGTCTAATCAAAAATGTCAAGCGAACCGAGAATCAAATTATTGCTATGGCCGACTGGGTTTGCGttcaaatacaacaaaaagaataattttctCGTAGAAGTACCGCTCCGTATCGAGTTACAATGCCACTTACAATTTCAGCgcgtttattttgaaattgtgttttaatgacgCTTTTCTACAGGGCTTGCCTTTGCTGTTACAAATCGACACGTACATGGATAACAGACGAGGTGCTGCACCCGCACATCGAGGAATGTGTCAACTTAAAGTATTCTGTGATAAGGTTCGTTATAATTGCCCAACTTATTGGTTACTTATGAGTTGTcgaaattatcagccacaaattacaaaaattatcaCCAAAAGCtacatatagtatagggtgggggaagatgggacatctttgcactttttatgtcttttttgacagtaaacaaagaacagttaaagaattataaaaccgtatcctcacgaatcgcatataccgttgttaattgtttgaaacacaatcaggatattcggatatcatgtgctaaaggtgtcccgtcttccccaccttcttatatatacgtggtaagcgggcacgaggtgtgaaacagaacacccgtgttaacgactgtcgttgccctgacATACCTATTACTCAACTACATATATAGTACGTTGtgttataatttgttatttaactTCCAGGGTGCAGAACGCAAGATACGAGACGAAGAAAGAAAGGCGATGAGAAAAAGACAACGATCCGGAATTAAAGGTAAAAtcttaacttttatattaaattacacCTTCGCAAAGAAAATTTACTGGAAAATATTTCCAACTGTTTCACAGAGCCCGGTTAGCTCAGCTGGTAGAgcattttactttaaatccAACACCCAGTATACTTCGTCGCTGTAACGTTTACAGTTGGTTAGGTTAGGATggtacattcattcttttttgTCGTACAAATTGGTAgcgaataaataaaattcaaagaattgtaaaactgtagCCTCACGACTCAAAAAGACcgctatattatttaaaacacgattaggaaatatgggatattacgtgctaacaatattccatcttgccccgcagttttaaatattcatttttaaaatgatttgtaTTCCAGTCAACAGCACCCTTCCCCATTGCCAAACGATGGCAGTAAACAATCGGGACCCCAAAACACCCCTAAGGTCACCCAGCATTACCCCGCCCCCAACATCCGCCGCGCCAGCAGGAGGGGCACCGGGTAAAAGGCAGGAGGTCGTATATTTCAAGACAGTGGTGGACGGCATCACCCCTTCCGTGTATTTCGTGCCAGAAATTTTTGGTGAGTATTTTCTCAAATAAATGTTCTTAATTTTTCTTTCTTGTTAAGTTTAATTTCGTACGTGGTATATTGTCATTAGTGCGCTTGCTTGTAGCCCAGCAGAAATTATGGTTCGGGACTCGGGATGGTATCTATATAGCGTTGTcgacgtttttttttaatttttgtacaaTTATTGCGCTTTGCAGGGCACCCACGTTTTTGTAGGGCAATTGCTCTAAGTATAGTGGTCCCAAAGTGATTAGATCTATaaaacaaagtgtataaaacagaatactcGTTGGGAATTAAAATGGAtttgttcattcattaatcGCAAGCAGTCTTCcataaagtttttaatcagATATTAAATGTTCCCGCTTTTAATCACCTCCGCTGTCGTAATTTGAGTGTCATAGCAACCAAATTCTTTGCAGGTCACGTAAACAACGCGCGCGGCTTATCGTCGGTCTCACCTTGCCCCAAATCAAGTGACATCCCGTCAACCTCGAACGATCCAGATTATACCACCAGCCAAGTAAGAAATAATTCGATGACACagcatttttatatagtagggtggggggagatgggacacctttagcacataatgtctaaataacctgatcgtgttttaaacaactaacaacggtctatataggagttgtaaaaatacggttttataattctctgaatgttcgttgtttagtaccaaatgagacgagaaaatagaatgaaatgtgtccaatctttccccgtcctactatacagagtaatttttttattcatattattttttaattttaatattttttttagttggaTTTTTCCGATCCTCTCCGAGGCTCCACCAAGCGTTCGCTGTCTATGCTTAGTTCGGATGAAGGCGAATTCCCATCAAATAAGGTAATTCATCgaaaaaaagttgattatgaaaaaaaattagacaaagtattaattaaaaaataggttttatCAACAACCTAAACAAAGGACTTTCGTTTTCGTTAAAAAACacctttgtttaatatttttttcgattttgCAGGTTTTAAAGCGTAGTGAAGACACGCGTGTTCTGCTGTACGTTCGAAGAGAGACGGACGACGTATATGATGGAATAATGTTGTGTGATCCAACACTAGAGGGTCTAAAGCGAGCGGTAAGCGTTAGTTCTCTTACgcactttatttaaattccttttttttaagttaaatacattttgaTATGAGATAATTTTACTGTAATGTAAGTTTACTAGTCACGATTTTATTAAGCACGTTTCTCAAGTCGTTTTCcccatttttaacaattgtcgttttatttttaacagttgtCGTTATGCTCCTAACTTCATTTTCTTcgtagttttaattaatctgattttcgttactgtattcgaaTACATAAATTACATATAGGTTATGTATTCCGATTTATTACTGGTTCTGGTTAACAAATCTATAATCGTTGTAACCTTTACAGCTGGAGGAAAAATACGGAATCCCAGTTCAAAAAATGAGCAAAGTATTAAAGAAGTCGCGAAAAGGGtaagttataataactgtttaGGTTTCACATTCGGTTTACctccaaaaaatatttcattatattttttattattcagttATAAGAACTGGTTATGGGTTTAACACATTTCATTATACTATATTGTACGTGGGGGAGACCCTGACATGTTATAGAAAGttagatttaggccagaattggctcaTTACCTCGGGAAAAGTGTTTATTAGAAATAGGAGAAAACACCTTACGTTTTCCggaatttattttagtttatttttcagGATTCTAGTTAATGTGGACGACAACATCGTTCGTCATTATAGCAACGAAGACACCTTTATTATAGCCGTCGAAACGGAAACAATAGACAATGACgttacccacaaaattacattgtCGGTCGTCTGACGTAGGAGGGACAAAACTCATGTGCTATGACGTCAGTGGCTCTCGTTTGCTTTTTTTCACCCGAAAAAGGAGAGAGGAGAAAATACTCGCGGTCGGTTTCTATAGATATTTTTGTGCGCACTTTCGCTGACATACAATTATGCATTTGTATCTCAAAAAATGAGAGATTATGCCCATTCGAGATTACGGAGCGTTGCAATCAATGAATCGCTTTGATCGTACGCTTTATCTACGCACCTACAACTTGCCAAACATATTAACACAGTGTGTAATACCTACAATATCGGCGACCTATTTTTTGAACGTCACTGTACAATACTTTTTCAATGGCCGCCACCGCATATTAAGTGTTCAGCCTTCGCAAGTCGTTCCCAAAATAGCACACAAGTCTTCTTAAATGCAATTTAACGTATCCATCATTGCGGTTGACAGCCTCATTATGATAAACACCTGATTTTGATCAATCTGCGATTTGACACGCCCATGCAAAGTCCAATACCGCAGCAGTGCCTTATCTTTGTTAACTATCTTGCCTTTATCCGCATTGTATCTAATAACGTTCCAGTGTTGTTGTCTTTAACGTATGCAATTATAAGCTTAATACAGACGACCAGTTACAAGTTGTGAATTTATAATAGCTTTCTGAACGATTAAGCAGTATGTTATGCTGAAATACTATACAGAACATTACAGCATCTTATCACAAATCAACAAATCAAACGTGTTTTTGTTTGaactattgtttttaatagacCCCATTCAGTCCGTGGTTGTAGAATGTGACGTGTTCAGGTCTTAGGGCAAGTAAACACCCGTTGTTTCCCTGCCTAGATGTTCTATAGACATAAGAGCTATTGTGTCATTCCGCGCCGAACCAGGTGATTCCCCTTATTCTGGCCAGACATTTCACCAGGGATTTCTTTTGTATCAAAGCGAAAAAAGAAAGCGTCGGGAATATTCTCGTGAATAACACCGGGTCTGTACCCCGAATAAAATACCCTGGTGCGAATTGGCCGTTTCACcatatatgacgtaacaaattaTATGATATAATAGGTGTAGTGGAAATTTTGCtaaatttgcttttaattatgCAACCAAGCATGGAAGAAGCAAGTGTAACCTCTTATACTGCTATGTATCTCCATTTATTTACcttatatattagggtggggagaaatggaacatcttttcattatattttcccgCCCCATTCAGTAGTGAGCAAAGAAAatttagaattataaaaccgcatcctcccGAATCCCATGGATCgttattaactgtttaaaacacgatcaggatattatgtgctaaaggtgtaccatcttattTCAAAGtacaatacataaaataaattaggaTGTCAGTCGCCGTCGCACAGTGGTTGGCGCGCCTGCCTCCAACCCGGAGGTTATACAGGTTTGAggtcgacgctgctaccactgtgggcgtgtgtgtccttgagcaagtaACTTAACCAATTGCTGGAACCCAGTAGAGTTGTCTGAACTGTCGGCAAtacgttaaaaaaaaacaataaaacaatcacaaaTCGCCATAGTTGTATCTCGTAATGCCAAACAGTGCATGAAAAAGAACAACATGCAATATTTGTATTGTGGTATAtaataaggactgtcgtttccccgtcacgcgaaggtaaataaaatacatatagaTGTAATGAAatagtaaatatttaactgaaataaacaaatactatAGGAGAAGAGTGTTTGGCGCATGGACTTAGTTTTCAACACATTGTTATTATATACGCAATATATAACATTGCACAAGCATCGTGTATATCTCGTAATAGTAATATCCCatcaataaattaatattatgtaaaCGTTTCATTTGGTACATAGACGTCAGCCGTTTTAGGGGTTTACATAACAGTAAATCATATACTGAAAGTATTGCCATTTAATTAGCTGCAGGAATTTGTGCCTATATTTGCTATAATgtggtgggagaagacgggacaccttttatgctattttttttttttttcatttggcagcaaacaaagaacatttaaagaataataaaaaccgtatctttacgactcctaAGGtccattattaattgtttaaaacacgatcaggatatttggatattgagtgataaaggtgtcccgtcttccccccaACTAtacgtgtatatatatatatatatactcttGAATTTCagtgtagtagggtggtggaggacgggacatctttatcaCATATTATTTGAACGTGCGTTTGGTTTATATGTCAAATTGCTGTCAGAATATTAACTCCTGTGCAGTTCcctatttatttatgtttttagaaaagattttcaatgtttcattttgatCATATAGTTTACTtgttctggtataaaaacgtcaAAATCACTCTTCCGtgcattttttaatactttatttaacGAATGAATTATTTCctatatttcaaattttaagtGTTATGGTATAAACaccacttttttatttttttttattatttttctagttggtaaatatttttttaaccctataacattttttttcgaattgttaattaataaacgcacagtttgctacaaaataacaaaaacctATCTAAATGTATAGAAAATAACAGCAATACGGTAACGtaaaagaagaaataaaattcaatCAAGTAAACGTTCtacgattttaaaaacataaaatattaaaatataataaatgattGATGGTTTATAGCACCGGTCTCACAGTGTGCAATTAAGAAATACAAAGAATTCTTTTAATAGTTTCGataaattttcattatttttgtgattttttgcCTGCATATAGGGCAAGTTCGGATTCCTTGCGAGCATTCTAAACAAGTACAAACATGGCCGCATTCGAGCAGAATGCAGTCCATAGGGTTATCAAGGCAAATTTTGCACCTCATTTCATCTTTTAGATTTTGTAGTTGACTTCTCTGTTGAGCGAGACTTTGTTCGCTGAGTTCTGGGACAGAAACTTCCTTTTGCTTTACATACATCATTTTCTTCGAACCAGGGACCTGTTGTTCGGTAAAATTGCCAGGAGTCTGCATTGGGAAGCTATCTGTCGGCGATGTACTTAGGTTAATTTGTGCGCATGCCATTTCAGGTTTTTCTTGATTGACATTAAAACTCTCCACAACTTCCATAGCGTTTTCTTCCATTTGTTCCTGCTCTAATTGCTGTGTTGCAGTGACTAGCTCCATAATCGTACAATTAACATTCCCGGTTTCTTGTAGTAATCTCTCCACCACAAGCTGTACAAGTTCACGTTCGAACCCGAATCCTGAAACTGCAAGCACTAACTCGCTTTCCATTGCTTCTTCGAGTGTCGGACGCGTTATTTCTATATGCGATGCTGAATTTTGCGGGACTTCTGTCTGCTTTGAGGTAGCAGGCGCAGGGAGTTGTAGGTTGGATGTGGATGGTTTGGGAGTGGCTTGGTCATTAAGTAAAGGTCGGTTTAAGTTCGGAAATCGTCCGGCAACGTTCTGTACAAATTCGATTCCTTTTTCGCGAAGAAGAAAATCGcaactgttaaaaaacaatacattaataataataaaaaatagcaatTCAATGTTGGTTGCAAATTCAACTTACTTAGGAAACCATTTCGCATGCTCAAaccaaggctcgtcgttgggTTCCCAGTTTTGTAGCCCACCATTGCAATAGAAGCATTTGGCTCGGTCTCTTTCTTTAAGATAGAAAAAGCCCGCTTTCGCTATTTCAACCGGTGTAGCTTTGGTAACACCTCTTGGCCAAGATATAAAGGTTCGAATTCTTTCCCGAAAGTTCTCCATATTTTTCGTATATGGGTGCTTGCAATCAAACGCCGTCACGCTGTAGTTAGAAACATACATAGtaaatttcagtttttaaaaattggtcCAACACAATAATTTCTATTGAGAATAAAGCTTACCTATTAGAAGCGCAACAGTTTCTGCCAGGTAGAATTTGTGTCTTGGCTTCCTTGTGTTGTCTGTTAAGGAAAAGCCACATTAAAAAACATCCCATAATATTCAGAACATATACAATGATTACGTCACAGTTCTAATACTTACGTTAATGATGGAGAAGCTAACCCAGTAATATCTTGTCTGTCTATTTCTGCCATACTAAATCGTTGTTAGAAAGCCGTTTACTGTACAAACTCTGCTTGGCAGAAACTGTTTTGCTCTAATATCGTTTTCGTACTTCTTAAACCGTGTTTTTGAATTGCAAACGAGATCACTACGTTGGATTTATATGTACCAAACCAACACAGAAAAAGTAATTTTCGGGGATTCCCCCTTTTACTCTCCCCGGTTTTGCGTCACAGTCTGGTGACTAACACTACAgtactgtatttatttataaaaaattaaatattgcgaCAGTTCTATAGACATAGGCTACCCACTCAAATAATTTCTGTAATGTTCGAACGTCGCGCAATCATTTGTTTATACTATTGCCTACAAACGCAGAAACATTAGTTTTAGATTGCATAATTTATAGCCTACAAAAGAtatgtatttgtgttttattgtaaTGATAGTCTGCCACATATGTTCTTTAACACGATTCAGCATGCAATGCAAGTGCATTTCATTGTACTCATTTACTgtgatatttattaaaaaggtgCACGGTTAATTGTACTGTTACGTAACATGACGTTTTTATGCGTCAGCGTATCCGGTTTCGAAATACGTCAATTCGCAAGACACAAATAACCCAACCATTAACCGTTGCACAATATTATAACATGATTGCACTATACCGCACAACATTTACTACCTTATTATACCGCCGAATGTAAACTGGTGAATGTAATGGAAAATCCCGGTGTCGCAAAATTCTAGTTCCCTTAGGAACTTGTTCCCCACCggctatttataaattattttataaggAAACTAGAACTCTGGTTTcgactaaaaaaaaaacagttgttaaaagttACAACAGTATAAATTcccaagaaaaaaacacaaatgggGAATTCAGTGTCTCACGCGTGGTGGTATTAGTGTTTACTTGCCGCATAGTGAATTGATTTAGAAATTTACGTCAACTGTAAACAATTGATGAAAAAGTAAACCTCCTCGATTCTCGATCAATATTGTATTAACCGCCATAACAAAAGCTACTTTTTAATTGGTGTACACATTTAAAACTCAACCATTTTGAACTGATGAATTATGTTGGAataattggttttaaacttaaaatatagtagggtggggaaggtaGTTTTATCTCGTcacatttgatagtaaacaaagaaaattaaaataattataaaaccgtatcctcacgacttccatggaccgttgttaattgtttaaaacacgatcaggatatttgaatattatgtggtaaaggtatcccatcttcccccaccctactatatattattgttgttttactaGCGGGCTGTTCAGCACGATGTCTCTTATTAAATACCTTGAATATATTGCCTGTCAAAAGAAGCCTTGAGTCTGTCTTAATAGATTATCCAGTTTTATTACATTCTGgtattaataaataagtgtttaaaatattcgaTTTTCTTAGAAGTAGATAATCATAAAAGACAATATAATGCTTCCGCTTAACCTGAAGTGTACTTAAAAACAGTATATGGATTAGGCCGACCAAGAATGTAATaagaaattaaacttaaaatcaCTGGAGTTTTTGGTACAAACGTAAAGTCATTGAGTATTAAACataagggtggggaaagatgtattaaacataagggtggggaaagataaaactgcatttcattctattttctcgtctaatttggtagaaaaaaacattcaaagaattataaaatcgtattttaatGACTTCTATaggccattgttaattgttcaaaacagaatcaggatatttggatattatgtgctaaatgtgtcgtCTTCACCAACCCTACTACATGCTAATGTAATTCAATCCACAACCACTAGGCAAGATGTAACCCCTGATTTTGCTTTGCTGTGGTACAGTCGCCGTGGGAATCAATAATAACGCCCTTAAAATTCTGCGTTCTGTGTAAGTAGGTACGAGCCTGTACAAAGACCGGGCAATCTGCAAATTGCTCGAAAGCCGATGCAGTCGGTCAGCATTAGCGTGTTGGTTCGTCTCGTCAACTGGGGGAATTGGGCCGCGTTGGAGAAAATGAACAGATTGTGTAGGAATGCTCAGCGCTCCTGTGCGCAATGAAAGAGAAAGGAAAGAGCAGCAGTATGTGAAAACAATATCAGGCAGAGGTGTTTCTGATCGATAGCAAATCGATAGAAAAGAAAGACTGTTTAAGTAGCAACTACTACGGCCAGCACGCACGAACGCTTAATTTTCTAATGGCTTTTTGACATAACATAGCCTAAACATCAAGCAAATCGAATAAAACAACTGTGTAGCAAATATCAGTAACATGCTTGCTGCTGTTAACAGCTCAGCCAAACGGGCTCTGAACAAACTGTTTCTGaaaatttcaaaatcaaaacatcgcttttttaaagataaaaacaaacagtaaatGTGCCTGGATTAAATAgtggtaaaataaacaattaactaacAGTAAAAGCAAATTGCAATGAGCGTAACACTGTTTATTCGGTGAAAGAGACAAGTCAGTGGAACTTGATCAGCAAAATgaatctaaatataaaaactctAAAAAGCACATTAGAATTGGTGCCAGTGTGCTTGGGCAGAATCGTGATATACAGTctgttttaactaattttagtaaaaacatCACTTACACATTGCAATAAAACAGAGTACTACCAAATTTAACAAGATTCGAGTGTAAGGAAAATAACTAACATGAATACAAAAcaagtaatataaaacaatgaataagGAGCTGCAGCGGCATCGTTTCCAGCTTGAGTCGCATCGTCATGCATCTGAATGGTCTTATGTGACGTATGCCTTACTCTAATAGTTGTAAGTGGGGATATGCCCTTCTGCGTTGGGTATGATGTCGGCATGTTTTGTGGGAGAATGCCTGACCCAATAGCAGGGTCCGTGGGTACAAAACTAGGAACATCATAACAAATATCATTTGCCATTGATTCATTCTGCAAGTCAAAACCTGGCAGATATATTATGAAATCAATACAATGAACTAAAGATATATCTACTAAAACCTATTAATTACTTAAGCATAACGAAAACTTTGTCATGAGTGAATTATTCAAAAATTTCTTATATAATTTTCAATAAGTAAAgattattttcatttgttaTAAACCGTGACtaagttaaagtttttaaaacttcttttacCTTAGGTATGGTCACAAAGAAATCACGATGAGATGCAAACACAAAcagaatttgttttaaaacttaggGTTACTTACTTTATGCCCATCCCTCTttgggatatttaaatataagtaaGCAGTGCCATGGTGGAATTAaaagatttatatatttcattattgTCTTTAGCcatatttctaaaaaagtaataatgtCACTAatcacattaaaatatatgaatgaatccACGAATTTGAGGATTAGTTTTAATGATATGAATCGCGTAAGATTGCGACTATTCATAAAAAtcagatattttttattaccttAGTGCAGGTGCAATTTAACAAGGGGTTTTGCCCAATAAACCAAAGCTTCtaatataattatgtatatatatttatatatacatagtattAATCAatataattcaaaataatatagaaaattGATGTAATCAAATGAggcagttaaaaaaacaaaccatgGCAGATAAACGCTGGTTGGCCACCACGGAGCTTTGTGAAGCTGAAAATACGAAATACCGGACAAGATGCttcaacatttaaacaaagtgaTTTGCAGGGCCGGACTCGCTTCTTTCTACAGTTGTGGTCAAGCCTGTGGACTTGATGGTTTTGCGAGCAAATCCATGATTTGTATCCAACCTACACACCAACAATGATTTATTTATGAGCGCTTGAATTAACCAAGAAAAAAGAGTGCAATAAATTCAGCAgcttatattattaatatcaaTTGCATAAATAATGCATAGAAACGCATGAAGTGCACTGAGCTGAAATATAAATGCTTTTCTGTTTAGGGTAAAGAAAATGAGGATTTACAAGATAATATGGTGTGTTGAAATAAACTAAACTACACGATcaacattataaattaaacatgacTGAAAAAAATGGTCTGATATACGCAACAGCACTACATGAAGAAAACAGTCAAGTTTAAAGCTACATCTTATATTTCAAATGAAATAATGTGCTCAAAATGTGAGTACTAGGCAAGTCAACATTTGTGTAACTTGTATACATCAGTTTGACTTTGTTTGACACATCATCCATggaataaatttttaaactaaaactaagCAGAATATGGTAAGGTATTCAACAATTAAATTCTAGA
It includes:
- the LOC100183688 gene encoding baculoviral IAP repeat-containing protein 3, giving the protein MAEIDRQDITGLASPSLTQHKEAKTQILPGRNCCASNSVTAFDCKHPYTKNMENFRERIRTFISWPRGVTKATPVEIAKAGFFYLKERDRAKCFYCNGGLQNWEPNDEPWFEHAKWFPNCDFLLREKGIEFVQNVAGRFPNLNRPLLNDQATPKPSTSNLQLPAPATSKQTEVPQNSASHIEITRPTLEEAMESELVLAVSGFGFERELVQLVVERLLQETGNVNCTIMELVTATQQLEQEQMEENAMEVVESFNVNQEKPEMACAQINLSTSPTDSFPMQTPGNFTEQQVPGSKKMMYVKQKEVSVPELSEQSLAQQRSQLQNLKDEMRCKICLDNPMDCILLECGHVCTCLECSQGIRTCPICRQKITKIMKIYRNY